The nucleotide window AAGATCCTATTGGATTGTGGGATGTTTCAAGGTAGTAAAACACTAGAAAGATTAAACAGGGAAGAATTCCCTTTTTCACCAAAGGAAATAGATTACTTACTTTTGAGCCATTCCCATATCGATCACAGTGGCAGGATACCCAAATTAGTTAAAGAGGGATTTAGAGGGGAAATTATTTGTACAAAGGCTACTAAGGACTTAGCTGCACTTATGTTAGAAGATAGTGGCCATATTCAAGAGGCTGATACCCAATGGGAAAACAAAAAAAGGGAGCGGGCAGGAAAACCACCCCTAGAACCTATTTATACAGTGGAAGATGCTAAATACAGTTTACGGTACTTTACAGGTGTTTTATATAACCAAAAAATCAGTTTAAATAGGGATATCACCGTTAGGTTTAAAGATGCTGGCCATATTTTAGGTTCGGCAATAATTGAATTATGGATAAAAGAAGGAGAAAAAACTGTAAAAATCGTTTATTCCGGGGATCTAGGAATGAAAAACAAGCCTTTAATCAAGGATCCGGAAATTATAGAAGAAGCAGATTATTTAATTTTAGAATCAACTTATGGAGACAGAAATCATGAAGATGTAGGTACTAGAATGGAAAAGTTGATTAAGGTAATAAGTGATACTGTGGCCCGGGGAGGTACAGTTATTATTCCATCCTTTGCTGTAGGGAGGACCCAAGAATTAATTTATGAGTTAAATAAGTATTATGAGTATGATCCAAAGATAGAGGAATTTATGAAAATTCCAATCTATTTAGATAGTCCCATGGCACTTTCGGCAACGGAAATTTTTAAAAGAAATGCCGATAATTTCGATGAGGAAACGAAGGAGTTAATTTTAAAGGGTGATAATCCTTTAGATTTTGACAACCTCTACTTTGTTAGAGATATTGAACATTCTATGGCTTTAAATAGAGAACAATCCCCTAAAGTGATAATCTCTGCCAGCGGTATGGCTACAGCAGGGAGGGTTAGGCATCATTTAAAACATAATTTATGGAATCCTGCAAATAGCATTGTTTTTGTAG belongs to Anaerobranca californiensis DSM 14826 and includes:
- a CDS encoding MBL fold metallo-hydrolase RNA specificity domain-containing protein, which produces MKIHFLGAAEMVTGSNFLIETGNYKILLDCGMFQGSKTLERLNREEFPFSPKEIDYLLLSHSHIDHSGRIPKLVKEGFRGEIICTKATKDLAALMLEDSGHIQEADTQWENKKRERAGKPPLEPIYTVEDAKYSLRYFTGVLYNQKISLNRDITVRFKDAGHILGSAIIELWIKEGEKTVKIVYSGDLGMKNKPLIKDPEIIEEADYLILESTYGDRNHEDVGTRMEKLIKVISDTVARGGTVIIPSFAVGRTQELIYELNKYYEYDPKIEEFMKIPIYLDSPMALSATEIFKRNADNFDEETKELILKGDNPLDFDNLYFVRDIEHSMALNREQSPKVIISASGMATAGRVRHHLKHNLWNPANSIVFVGYQAEGTLGRILKDGAKKVKLFGEEVAVKAEIHSIEGFSGHADQGEILEWLKGFKKKPKKIFLVHGEQKSAATLQKLIEEKYSIKTVIPNLGCTYEMSEDVLRQNSEEQIDLIKKKELITQELQGVYNQFEHLVWKTDKILDEKRLEKDYEKLYNKLLEIQKELLDLNMLLGK